From Streptomyces qinzhouensis, one genomic window encodes:
- a CDS encoding sugar ABC transporter substrate-binding protein — protein MARAKTGVRAVGALLAAVLGASLVGCSSTGGKRAADARKAQAEAVGKAAVSTPRWTFAMVTHSGEGDTFWDIVQKGAKEASAKDNINFLYSKSDEAQQQAQLVQAAIDKKVDGLIVTLAKPDAMKDVVKKAVAAGIPVITINSGSAQSKEYGALTHIGQDESVAGEAVGDELNERGKKKAVCVLHEQGNVGHEQRCAGAKKTFDGELQNLYVDGTNMPDVQASIEAKLQTDRAIDAVVTLGAPFADTAVRAKETARSKAEIDTFDLNPKVAAGLKAGTLGFAVDQQPYLQGYEAVDLLWLYRYNADMLGGGRPVLTGPQIVTEAEAAQLEDYTKRGTR, from the coding sequence GTGGCTAGGGCAAAGACAGGGGTACGCGCGGTCGGCGCGCTGCTGGCGGCGGTGCTCGGTGCGTCCCTGGTGGGATGCAGCAGCACCGGCGGCAAGCGCGCCGCGGACGCCCGCAAGGCCCAGGCCGAGGCGGTCGGGAAGGCCGCGGTCTCCACACCCCGCTGGACCTTCGCCATGGTCACCCACTCGGGCGAGGGCGATACGTTCTGGGACATCGTCCAGAAGGGCGCCAAGGAGGCGTCCGCCAAGGACAACATCAACTTCCTGTACTCCAAGAGCGACGAGGCCCAGCAGCAGGCCCAGCTGGTCCAGGCCGCCATCGACAAGAAGGTCGACGGACTGATCGTCACCCTCGCCAAGCCCGACGCCATGAAGGACGTGGTGAAGAAGGCCGTCGCCGCCGGTATCCCGGTGATCACGATCAACTCGGGATCCGCCCAGTCCAAGGAGTACGGCGCCCTGACCCATATCGGGCAGGACGAGAGCGTCGCGGGCGAGGCGGTCGGCGACGAACTGAACGAGCGCGGGAAGAAGAAGGCCGTCTGCGTTCTGCACGAACAGGGCAACGTCGGCCACGAGCAGCGCTGCGCCGGAGCGAAGAAGACCTTCGACGGCGAGCTGCAGAACCTCTACGTCGACGGCACCAACATGCCCGACGTCCAGGCGTCCATCGAGGCCAAGCTCCAGACCGACCGGGCCATCGACGCGGTCGTCACCCTGGGCGCCCCCTTCGCGGACACCGCGGTCCGCGCCAAGGAGACGGCCCGCAGCAAGGCGGAGATCGACACCTTCGACCTCAATCCGAAGGTCGCCGCCGGACTGAAGGCCGGAACCCTCGGCTTCGCCGTCGACCAGCAGCCCTATCTCCAGGGTTACGAGGCGGTCGACCTGCTCTGGCTCTACCGCTACAACGCCGACATGCTCGGCGGCGGCCGGCCCGTGCTCACCGGGCCGCAGATCGTCACCGAGGCCGAGGCGGCGCAGCTGGAGGACTACACCAAGCGGGGGACCCGATGA
- a CDS encoding alpha/beta hydrolase, with the protein MADKPTIVLVHGFWGGAAHWNKAILELKSRGYDKLHAVENPLTSLAEDAERTRKMVKQVDGPVVLVGHSYGGAVITEAGDLPNVTGLVYIAAFAPDAGESPGQISQEHPPAAFENLVPDSDGYLWVKQDKYHWSFGADLNEDEAYTMAVTQKAPLASTFGDNITAPAWRNKPVWYQVSTEDRMIHPDNERRMAARMNPRKVIELDASHASLASQPKAVVDLIDEAASA; encoded by the coding sequence ATGGCCGACAAGCCGACAATCGTCCTGGTGCACGGTTTCTGGGGCGGTGCCGCCCACTGGAACAAGGCGATCCTCGAACTCAAGAGCCGTGGGTACGACAAGCTCCATGCGGTGGAGAACCCGCTGACCTCCCTCGCGGAGGACGCCGAGCGCACCCGAAAGATGGTCAAGCAGGTCGACGGTCCCGTCGTGCTGGTGGGCCACTCCTACGGCGGCGCGGTCATCACGGAAGCGGGCGATCTGCCCAATGTCACCGGACTGGTCTACATCGCGGCGTTCGCGCCCGACGCGGGGGAGAGCCCCGGCCAGATCAGCCAGGAGCACCCGCCGGCCGCCTTCGAGAACCTCGTCCCGGACTCGGACGGCTATCTCTGGGTGAAGCAGGACAAGTACCACTGGAGCTTCGGCGCGGACCTCAACGAGGACGAGGCCTACACCATGGCCGTCACCCAGAAGGCTCCGCTGGCCTCCACCTTCGGCGACAACATCACCGCACCGGCCTGGCGGAACAAGCCCGTCTGGTATCAGGTATCGACCGAGGACCGCATGATCCACCCGGACAACGAACGCCGGATGGCCGCCCGGATGAATCCGCGCAAGGTCATCGAGCTGGATGCCAGCCATGCGTCGCTGGCCTCGCAGCCGAAGGCCGTCGTGGACCTGATCGACGAGGCCGCGAGCGCCTGA
- a CDS encoding Gfo/Idh/MocA family protein, whose translation MRIGLIGTGRIGTFHSGVLGRHPAVGSLVVADADAARAAAVAERTGAAAVAGPDEVFAAGVDAVVIASATASHAELIGRAARAGLPVFCEKPIAVDLPGTARALHEVARAGTELQIGFMRRFDAGYAAARQRVRSGRLGRLHTVRATSSDPAPPPAGYLPLSGGLYRDCLVHDFDIVRWVTGREVTEVYAAGSDAGPGMFREAGDVDTAAVLLTLDDGTLATATATRVNGAGYDVRMELAGELDQIVVGLGDRTPLTSAEPGAPGRPERPWPGFLERFAPAYEAELDAFLGLVRGETANPCDGREALAALRIAEACELSRRERRPVALAEIPAGG comes from the coding sequence ATGCGCATCGGACTCATCGGTACGGGACGTATCGGCACTTTCCACTCGGGTGTCCTGGGTCGCCATCCGGCGGTCGGCTCCCTGGTCGTGGCGGACGCGGACGCCGCCCGGGCGGCGGCGGTGGCGGAGCGGACGGGGGCGGCGGCCGTGGCCGGGCCCGACGAGGTCTTCGCCGCGGGGGTGGACGCGGTGGTGATCGCCTCGGCGACCGCTTCCCATGCCGAGCTGATCGGCCGGGCCGCCCGGGCCGGGCTGCCGGTGTTCTGCGAGAAGCCGATCGCCGTGGATCTGCCGGGCACGGCCCGGGCCCTGCACGAGGTGGCGAGGGCGGGTACGGAGCTCCAGATCGGGTTCATGCGGCGGTTCGACGCCGGCTACGCCGCCGCCCGGCAGCGGGTGCGCTCGGGGCGGCTCGGCCGGCTCCACACCGTACGGGCGACGAGTTCGGACCCGGCGCCGCCGCCCGCCGGATATCTGCCGCTCTCCGGCGGGCTGTACCGGGACTGTCTGGTCCATGACTTCGACATCGTGCGGTGGGTCACGGGCCGGGAGGTCACGGAGGTCTACGCGGCCGGCTCGGACGCCGGTCCGGGGATGTTCCGCGAGGCGGGGGACGTGGACACGGCCGCGGTCCTGCTCACCCTCGACGACGGCACGCTGGCGACGGCGACCGCCACCCGGGTGAACGGCGCCGGGTACGACGTCCGGATGGAGCTGGCGGGCGAGCTGGACCAGATCGTGGTCGGGCTCGGCGACCGGACCCCGCTGACCTCGGCGGAACCGGGGGCTCCCGGTCGGCCGGAGCGGCCGTGGCCCGGCTTTCTGGAGCGGTTCGCCCCCGCGTACGAGGCGGAGCTGGACGCCTTTCTGGGCCTGGTCCGGGGCGAGACGGCCAATCCCTGCGACGGCCGGGAGGCGCTGGCGGCGCTGCGGATCGCCGAGGCCTGCGAGCTGTCGCGCCGGGAGCGCCGTCCGGTGGCCCTCGCCGAGATCCCGGCCGGCGGCTGA
- a CDS encoding sensor histidine kinase, translated as MTRTEYSWLLPSAMAADPDLYDPGPAGERSVRPPARGRVRRTVRDWIVDLVFFLFAALMALVVVEQSDQFGNSRAVVHFDELVGLLSCGAIWLRRRWPVQLALGLALVGVLSPAVAGALIVAIFSLAVHRPFRPVAIVGGIMIAFGVVQPFVRTDPTTSAGASIAAGLVILLLATGWGMLVRSQRQLYVALRERAHRAETEAALRAEQAQRLAREAIAREMHDVLAHRLTLLSVHAGALEFRPDAPPAEIARAAGVIRDSSHDALQDLRQIIGVLRAPGDGGPGDRPQPTLATLDALVEESREAGMAVVLDNRIQDPDRVPAALGRTVYRIAQEGLTNARKHAPGAEVTVAVTGAPGNGVVVAVDNPAPAGPFEAVPGSGQGLIGLTERATLAGGSLEHGRTGDGGFHVRAWLPWAA; from the coding sequence ATGACCCGCACGGAATACTCCTGGCTGCTGCCGTCGGCCATGGCGGCGGACCCGGATCTGTACGACCCAGGACCGGCGGGTGAACGCTCCGTCCGCCCCCCTGCCCGCGGCCGGGTCCGGCGCACCGTGCGCGACTGGATCGTCGATCTGGTCTTCTTCCTCTTCGCCGCCCTGATGGCGCTGGTCGTCGTCGAGCAGAGCGATCAATTCGGCAACAGCCGGGCCGTCGTCCACTTCGACGAACTCGTCGGCCTGCTGAGCTGCGGCGCCATCTGGCTGCGCCGCCGCTGGCCCGTCCAGCTCGCTCTCGGCCTCGCCCTGGTCGGCGTCTTGTCCCCGGCTGTCGCCGGGGCCCTGATCGTCGCCATATTCAGCCTCGCCGTCCACCGGCCCTTCAGACCGGTCGCGATCGTCGGCGGCATCATGATCGCCTTCGGGGTGGTCCAGCCCTTCGTCCGCACCGATCCGACCACCTCCGCAGGCGCCTCCATCGCCGCCGGGCTGGTCATCCTGCTGCTGGCGACCGGCTGGGGCATGCTGGTCCGCTCCCAGCGGCAGTTGTACGTCGCCCTGCGCGAACGCGCCCACCGGGCCGAGACCGAGGCCGCGCTCCGGGCCGAACAGGCGCAGCGACTGGCCCGCGAGGCCATCGCCCGCGAGATGCACGATGTCCTCGCCCACCGGCTGACCCTGCTCAGCGTGCATGCCGGCGCCCTGGAATTCCGCCCCGACGCACCCCCCGCCGAGATCGCCCGGGCCGCCGGGGTGATCCGCGACAGCTCCCACGACGCCCTCCAGGACCTGCGCCAGATCATCGGTGTCCTGCGCGCCCCCGGCGACGGCGGTCCCGGCGACCGGCCGCAGCCGACGCTGGCCACCCTCGACGCCCTGGTCGAAGAGTCCCGCGAGGCGGGCATGGCGGTAGTCCTCGACAACCGTATCCAGGACCCGGACCGGGTGCCCGCCGCCCTCGGCCGTACCGTCTACCGCATCGCCCAGGAGGGCCTCACCAACGCCCGCAAACACGCCCCCGGCGCCGAGGTCACCGTCGCCGTCACCGGCGCCCCGGGCAACGGTGTCGTCGTCGCGGTCGACAATCCGGCACCCGCCGGACCCTTCGAGGCCGTTCCCGGATCCGGCCAGGGGCTGATCGGCCTCACCGAACGCGCCACTCTCGCGGGCGGCAGCCTGGAGCACGGGCGGACGGGCGACGGCGGATTCCATGTCCGGGCCTGGCTACCGTGGGCCGCATGA
- a CDS encoding GntR family transcriptional regulator: protein MPKQPRPEPDPSRSLPLSVDRTSPVPLYFQLAQQLESAIERGVLTPGSLLGNEIELAGRLGLSRPTVRQAIQSLVDKGLLVRRRGIGTQVVHSQVRRPLELSSLYDDLEAAGQRPATGVLRNVVTAATDRVAAALGVAEGTEVHSVERLRYAHGEPMALLTNYLPAGLLALDTPALESTGLYRLMRAAGITLHSARQTVGARAVTGIEALRLTEQPGAPVLTMERTTFDDTGRAVEYGAHIYRASRYSFEFQLLVRP, encoded by the coding sequence GTGCCCAAGCAGCCCAGACCAGAGCCGGACCCGTCCCGGTCGCTCCCGCTGAGCGTGGACCGCACCAGCCCGGTCCCGCTGTACTTCCAGCTGGCCCAGCAGCTGGAGTCCGCCATCGAGCGGGGGGTGCTCACCCCCGGCAGCCTGCTCGGCAATGAGATCGAACTGGCCGGGCGGCTCGGGCTGTCCCGCCCGACCGTCCGCCAGGCCATCCAGTCACTCGTCGACAAGGGCCTGCTGGTCCGCCGCCGGGGCATCGGCACCCAGGTCGTGCACAGCCAGGTCAGACGGCCGCTGGAGCTGAGCAGCCTCTACGACGATCTGGAGGCGGCCGGACAGCGGCCGGCGACCGGCGTCCTCCGCAATGTCGTCACGGCGGCCACCGACCGGGTCGCGGCCGCCCTCGGGGTCGCCGAGGGCACCGAGGTCCACTCCGTCGAGCGGCTGCGCTACGCCCACGGGGAGCCGATGGCCCTGCTCACCAACTACCTCCCGGCCGGACTGCTCGCCCTGGACACCCCGGCACTGGAGAGCACGGGCCTCTACCGGCTGATGCGGGCCGCCGGGATCACCCTGCACAGCGCCCGGCAGACGGTGGGCGCCCGGGCCGTCACCGGCATCGAGGCCCTGCGGCTGACCGAGCAGCCCGGCGCCCCGGTGCTGACCATGGAGCGCACCACCTTCGACGACACCGGACGGGCGGTCGAGTACGGCGCCCATATCTACCGCGCCTCCCGCTACTCCTTCGAGTTCCAGCTCCTCGTCCGCCCCTGA
- a CDS encoding cytochrome P450 family protein, whose product MGTIDLSDWHGFTENPYPYYAAAREQGPVHRVHGTEGTFWLIVGHQEARAALTDERLVKSPDAVGFSSLEGRIIGPNLLEVDPPDHTRLRKLVAREFTMRRVEQLAPRIEEITGELLDAMLPAGRADLIGAFAFPLPIIVICELLGVPPGDRDSFRIWSHSIVAPEDQSEVEPALISLGAYLDELIETKRREGATGDLLSDLIRARDESDDRLSAPELCALGFLLLIAGHETTVNLIGNGVRALLTHPEQLAALRADPGLLDGAVEEMLRYDGPVETSTLRYSAEAVPIGGTVIPAGEVVLVGLGAADHDPARFHDPAPEVFDIRRDTRGHLAFGHGIHFCVGAPLARLEARIALTALLDRCPGLAADTSAGPPEWLPGLLMRGTRTLPVRW is encoded by the coding sequence ATGGGGACCATCGACCTGAGCGACTGGCACGGTTTCACCGAGAACCCTTATCCGTACTACGCGGCCGCGCGCGAACAGGGCCCGGTGCACCGGGTCCATGGCACGGAAGGCACCTTCTGGCTGATCGTCGGCCATCAGGAGGCCCGGGCCGCCCTCACCGACGAACGGCTCGTCAAATCCCCCGACGCGGTGGGCTTCTCCTCCCTCGAAGGCCGGATCATCGGCCCCAACCTGCTGGAGGTCGACCCGCCCGACCACACCCGGCTGCGGAAGCTGGTGGCCCGTGAGTTCACCATGCGACGGGTGGAGCAACTCGCCCCGCGCATCGAGGAGATCACCGGTGAACTGCTCGACGCGATGCTCCCGGCCGGGCGCGCCGATCTGATCGGCGCCTTCGCCTTCCCGCTGCCCATCATCGTCATCTGCGAACTGCTGGGGGTGCCGCCGGGCGACCGCGACTCCTTCCGGATCTGGTCCCACAGCATCGTGGCCCCCGAGGACCAGTCCGAGGTGGAGCCGGCGCTGATCTCCCTGGGGGCCTATCTGGACGAGCTGATCGAGACCAAACGGCGCGAGGGCGCCACCGGAGACCTGCTCTCCGATCTGATCCGCGCCCGCGACGAGTCCGACGACCGGCTCTCCGCGCCCGAACTGTGCGCCCTCGGTTTTCTGCTGCTGATCGCCGGCCATGAGACCACCGTCAATCTGATCGGCAACGGGGTACGGGCGCTGCTCACCCATCCGGAACAACTGGCCGCCCTCCGGGCCGATCCCGGGCTCCTCGACGGCGCGGTCGAGGAGATGCTCCGCTATGACGGCCCGGTGGAGACCTCCACCCTGCGCTACAGCGCCGAGGCGGTGCCGATCGGCGGCACCGTGATCCCGGCGGGCGAGGTCGTCCTGGTCGGACTGGGCGCGGCGGACCACGATCCGGCCCGCTTCCACGATCCCGCACCCGAAGTCTTCGACATCCGCCGCGACACCCGGGGCCATCTCGCCTTCGGGCACGGTATCCACTTCTGTGTGGGCGCCCCGCTGGCCAGGCTGGAGGCCCGGATCGCGCTGACAGCCCTGCTCGACCGCTGCCCCGGCCTGGCGGCGGACACCTCGGCCGGACCGCCGGAGTGGCTGCCGGGTCTGCTGATGCGGGGCACCCGCACCCTCCCGGTCCGCTGGTAG
- a CDS encoding IclR family transcriptional regulator gives MPTSSASARSTDAAKPSNSGGVQSLERAFDLLERMADAGGEVGLSELSGSSGLPLPTIHRLMRTLVACGYVRQQPNRRYALGPRLIRLGESSARLLGTWARPYLARLVEETGETANMALLDGDEIVYVAQVPSKHSMRMFTEVGRRVLPHSTGVGKALLAGCPADEVRALLARTGMPAATEKTITTPEGFLAALEQVRRTGYAVDDNEQEIGVRCLAVPVPDSPTAAAISISGPAGRVTEAATERIVPVLQEVARDLSAALASSAGN, from the coding sequence GTGCCGACGTCCAGCGCCAGCGCCCGCTCCACCGACGCCGCCAAGCCGTCGAACAGCGGGGGTGTGCAGTCCCTGGAGCGCGCCTTCGATCTGCTCGAACGCATGGCCGATGCCGGGGGCGAGGTCGGGCTGAGTGAGCTCTCGGGCAGCAGCGGACTGCCGCTGCCCACCATTCACCGGCTGATGCGGACGCTCGTGGCCTGCGGATACGTCCGCCAGCAGCCCAACCGCCGCTATGCGCTCGGCCCCCGTCTGATCCGCCTCGGCGAGTCCTCCGCCCGGCTCCTCGGCACCTGGGCCCGCCCCTATCTGGCGAGGCTGGTGGAGGAGACGGGCGAGACCGCGAATATGGCGCTGCTCGACGGCGATGAGATCGTGTACGTCGCCCAGGTGCCGTCCAAGCATTCGATGCGGATGTTCACCGAGGTCGGGCGGCGGGTGCTGCCGCATTCGACGGGTGTCGGCAAGGCGCTGCTGGCGGGCTGCCCGGCGGACGAGGTACGGGCGCTGCTGGCGCGGACCGGAATGCCGGCCGCGACGGAGAAGACGATCACCACCCCGGAGGGTTTCCTCGCCGCGCTGGAGCAGGTGCGCCGTACCGGCTACGCGGTCGACGACAACGAGCAGGAGATCGGGGTCCGCTGTCTGGCGGTGCCGGTGCCCGACTCCCCCACGGCGGCGGCCATCTCCATCTCGGGCCCCGCGGGGCGGGTGACGGAGGCGGCGACGGAGCGGATCGTGCCGGTCCTCCAGGAAGTGGCCCGCGATCTTTCGGCGGCGCTGGCGAGCAGCGCGGGCAACTGA
- the alc gene encoding allantoicase, with translation MSPTESAATAPTGSLPSFTGDARPYGGGDPYADYRTADFPFTHRADLADRRLGAAVIAANDEFFADRENLLIPTPAVFDPEHFGHKGKIMDGWETRRRRGATARAPHPADDDHDWALIRLGAPGIVRGIVVDTAHFRGNYPRSVSVRATSVPGSPSPEDLLANDVEWTTLVPRTPVGGHAANGFAVSLERRFTHLRLNQHPDGGIARLRVHGDIVPDPGWLAALGAFDLAALENGGRVVDASDRFYSPATNTIRPGRSRKMDDGWETRRRRDHGNDWIHYRLVERAEIRAVEIDTAYLKGNSAGWAALSVRDTGPGTGPGTGPGTGPGTGTGGGTGGGTGGGPGEGTDGGEWTEILPRTRLQPDTNHRFLLDSPVTARDVRIDIYPDGGISRLRLFGALTPEATARLTARHRELGG, from the coding sequence ATGTCCCCGACCGAGTCCGCCGCCACCGCTCCGACCGGGTCCCTTCCCTCGTTCACCGGCGACGCCCGCCCCTACGGCGGCGGTGACCCCTACGCCGACTACCGCACCGCCGACTTCCCCTTCACCCACCGCGCCGACCTCGCCGACCGGCGACTGGGCGCGGCCGTGATCGCCGCCAACGACGAGTTCTTCGCCGACCGCGAGAATCTGCTGATCCCCACGCCCGCCGTATTCGACCCCGAGCACTTCGGCCACAAGGGCAAGATCATGGACGGCTGGGAGACCCGCCGCCGCCGCGGCGCGACCGCCCGGGCACCGCACCCCGCCGACGACGACCACGACTGGGCCCTGATCCGCCTCGGCGCCCCCGGCATCGTCCGCGGCATCGTCGTCGACACCGCCCACTTCCGCGGCAACTACCCCCGCTCGGTGTCGGTCCGGGCCACCTCCGTACCCGGCAGCCCCTCTCCCGAAGACCTCCTCGCGAATGACGTCGAGTGGACCACCCTCGTCCCCCGTACACCCGTCGGCGGCCACGCGGCCAACGGCTTCGCCGTCTCCCTCGAACGCCGCTTCACCCATCTCCGGCTGAATCAGCACCCCGACGGTGGGATCGCCCGGCTGCGGGTCCACGGAGACATCGTCCCCGACCCCGGCTGGCTGGCCGCCCTCGGCGCCTTCGACCTCGCGGCCCTGGAGAACGGCGGCCGGGTCGTGGACGCCTCCGACCGCTTCTACTCACCCGCCACCAACACCATCCGGCCCGGCCGTTCCCGGAAGATGGACGACGGCTGGGAGACCCGCCGCCGCCGCGACCACGGCAACGACTGGATCCATTACCGTCTCGTCGAACGGGCCGAGATCCGCGCGGTCGAGATCGACACCGCGTATCTCAAGGGCAACAGCGCGGGCTGGGCGGCCCTCTCGGTCCGCGACACCGGCCCTGGCACCGGCCCTGGCACCGGCCCTGGCACCGGCCCTGGCACCGGCACCGGTGGTGGCACCGGTGGTGGCACCGGCGGCGGTCCGGGCGAGGGTACGGACGGCGGTGAGTGGACCGAGATACTGCCCCGCACCCGCCTCCAGCCGGACACCAACCACCGCTTCCTCCTCGATTCCCCCGTCACGGCCCGGGACGTCCGGATCGACATCTATCCCGACGGCGGCATCTCCCGGCTCCGTCTCTTCGGCGCCCTCACCCCCGAGGCCACCGCCCGGCTCACCGCCCGCCACCGCGAACTCGGCGGCTGA
- a CDS encoding response regulator — MTIRLLVVDDDPLVRAGLSLMLGGADDLLIVGEAADGSEVPALVQRLAPDVVLMDIRMPDVDGLRATEELRRRPGAPEVVVLTTFHADEQVLRALRAGAAGFVLKDTPPAEIVAAVRRVAGGEPVLSPAVTRQLMSHVAGQSPGPGGDPRRKAALTAIALLAEREREVAVGIGRGRSNAEIAGTLYMSVPTVKTHVSRILAKLGFNNRVQIALLVHDAGLLDDDEPGPAT, encoded by the coding sequence ATGACCATCCGACTCCTCGTCGTCGACGACGACCCCCTGGTCCGCGCGGGACTCTCGCTGATGCTCGGCGGCGCCGACGACCTGCTGATCGTCGGCGAGGCCGCGGACGGCTCCGAGGTGCCCGCACTGGTCCAACGGCTCGCCCCGGACGTGGTCCTGATGGACATCCGGATGCCGGACGTCGACGGGCTGCGCGCCACCGAGGAACTGCGCCGCCGCCCCGGCGCCCCCGAGGTCGTCGTGCTGACCACCTTCCACGCGGACGAGCAGGTACTGCGGGCCCTGCGGGCGGGCGCCGCCGGTTTCGTCCTCAAGGACACCCCGCCCGCCGAGATCGTCGCGGCGGTCCGCCGGGTCGCGGGCGGTGAGCCGGTGCTCTCGCCCGCCGTCACCCGCCAGTTGATGAGCCATGTCGCCGGACAGTCCCCGGGGCCCGGCGGCGATCCGCGCCGGAAAGCCGCGCTCACCGCCATCGCCCTGCTCGCGGAGCGGGAACGGGAGGTCGCCGTCGGTATCGGCCGCGGCCGGTCCAACGCCGAGATCGCCGGCACCCTCTATATGAGCGTCCCGACGGTCAAGACCCATGTCTCGCGCATCCTGGCCAAACTGGGCTTCAACAACCGTGTCCAGATCGCGCTCCTCGTCCATGACGCCGGACTGCTCGACGACGACGAGCCGGGCCCGGCGACGTAG
- the allB gene encoding allantoinase AllB, producing the protein MEPDARLADTATEPDARLAVRSTRVVTPDGTRPALITVRGGRIEAVLPYDTAAPPGYPTADLGDDAVLPGLVDTHVHVNDPGRTEWEGFRSATRAAAAGGITTLLDMPLNSLPPTTTVEHLRVKQAVARPKIHVDTGFWGGAIPGNTDDLRPLHDAGVFGFKCFLSPSGVEEFPPLDREHLARAMERIAGFGGLLIVHAEDPRHLAEGPSGGRYADFLASRPRDAENAAVETLVSLARELAARAPRIHVLHLSSADALPLIARAKADGIRITAETCPHFLTLTAEEVPDGATEFKCCPPIREAANQDALWAGLADGTIDCVVSDHSPCTGDLKTPDFGSAWGGISSLQLGLPAVWTEARRRGHRLDDLVRWMSAGPARLAGLGRKGAVAPGRDADFAVLADDETFTVDPVRLHHRNRVTAYAGRTLSGVVRSTWLRGVRIATDGTPAGPTGRLLERND; encoded by the coding sequence ATGGAACCGGATGCCCGGCTGGCGGATACGGCGACGGAACCGGATGCCCGGCTGGCGGTGCGCTCGACCCGGGTGGTGACCCCGGACGGGACCCGGCCCGCCCTGATCACCGTCCGCGGCGGCCGGATCGAGGCGGTCCTCCCGTACGACACCGCCGCACCGCCCGGCTACCCGACGGCGGACCTCGGCGACGACGCCGTCCTGCCCGGGCTCGTCGACACCCATGTCCATGTGAACGACCCGGGGCGCACCGAGTGGGAGGGTTTCCGCTCCGCGACCCGGGCCGCGGCCGCGGGCGGTATCACCACCCTGCTCGATATGCCGCTGAACTCGCTGCCGCCGACCACCACGGTCGAACACCTGCGCGTCAAACAAGCCGTCGCCCGGCCCAAGATCCATGTGGACACCGGCTTCTGGGGCGGCGCGATCCCCGGCAACACCGACGATCTGCGACCCCTGCACGACGCCGGGGTGTTCGGCTTCAAATGCTTCCTCTCCCCCTCCGGTGTCGAGGAGTTCCCGCCGCTGGACCGGGAGCACCTGGCCCGGGCCATGGAACGGATCGCGGGCTTCGGCGGGCTGCTGATCGTGCACGCGGAGGACCCCCGGCATCTGGCCGAAGGCCCGTCCGGCGGCCGGTACGCCGACTTCCTCGCCTCCCGCCCCCGGGACGCCGAGAACGCGGCCGTCGAGACCCTCGTCTCGCTCGCCCGGGAGCTGGCCGCCCGCGCTCCCCGGATCCATGTGCTGCATCTGTCGTCCGCCGACGCGCTGCCGCTGATCGCCCGGGCCAAGGCCGACGGCATACGGATCACCGCCGAGACCTGCCCGCACTTCCTCACCCTCACCGCCGAGGAGGTCCCCGACGGGGCCACCGAGTTCAAGTGCTGCCCGCCGATCCGGGAGGCGGCCAACCAGGACGCCCTGTGGGCCGGGCTCGCCGACGGCACCATCGACTGCGTCGTCTCCGACCACTCGCCGTGCACCGGCGACCTCAAGACCCCCGACTTCGGCTCCGCCTGGGGCGGTATCTCCTCCCTCCAACTCGGGCTCCCCGCCGTCTGGACCGAGGCCCGGCGCCGCGGTCACCGCCTCGACGACCTCGTCCGCTGGATGTCCGCGGGCCCCGCCCGGCTCGCCGGCCTCGGCCGCAAAGGCGCCGTCGCACCGGGCCGGGACGCGGACTTCGCGGTCCTCGCGGACGACGAGACCTTCACCGTCGACCCGGTCCGCCTCCACCACCGCAACCGGGTGACCGCCTACGCGGGCCGGACCCTCAGCGGAGTCGTCCGCTCCACCTGGTTGCGCGGAGTGCGGATAGCGACGGACGGAACCCCGGCCGGACCCACCGGCCGCCTGCTCGAAAGGAACGACTGA